The proteins below are encoded in one region of Papaver somniferum cultivar HN1 unplaced genomic scaffold, ASM357369v1 unplaced-scaffold_31, whole genome shotgun sequence:
- the LOC113341727 gene encoding auxin-responsive protein SAUR40-like, which translates to MMGDDEGSSSTTGRVTGIRHIVRLKEMLHKWQSIALSPRGNSPPRDNEHGRGIGGIAPVVNKRLHNTYILCDSDEETCHSPDPPADVPKGYLAVYVGPELRRFIIPTTYLAHPLFKVLLEKVEEEFGFEHKGGLTIPCEIETFKYLLKCMETNQTPPTTTTDGENANEDVDSVEE; encoded by the exons ATGATGGGTGACGATGAGGGAAGCAGCAGTACAACAGGAAGGGTAACAGGAATTCGACACATAGTAAGGTTAAAGGAAATGCTACATAAATGGCAATCTATTGCTCTTAGTCCGAGAGGAAACAGTCCCCCTCGAGACAATGAACATGGTAGAGGTATTGGAGGAATAGCTCCTGTTGTTAATAAACGACTTCATAACACTTACATTTTGTGTGATTCTGACGAAGAAACCTGTCATAGTCCCGACCCACCAGCAGATGTACCAAAAGGATACCTCGCAGTGTATGTCGGTCCTGAGCTCCGGAGGTTTATTATTCCCACCACTTATCTTGCTCACCCTTTGTTCAAAGTTTTGTTAGAAAAGGTGGAGGAAGAGTTTGGGTTTGAACACAAAGGTGGCCTCACAATCCCTTGTGAGATAGAAACCTTCAAATACCTCCTCAAATGCATGGAAACCAACCAAACTCCTCCCACGACGACAACGGATGGTGAAAATGCTA ATGAGGATGTTGATAGCGTAGAAGAATAA
- the LOC113341757 gene encoding uncharacterized protein LOC113341757 — translation MEEDLIQEVINEENQLINQKFSVITVEILGTLPQSVQNLETLLKIIINQISKLILLKVEKKKKQKAENMLLACHTAAKQPQLKWYLDTDCSNHMCGRKDLFDKLDESVRSTGKFGNSSTIPVIGKGIIGIVLKNCSKAYIMDVYYIPGLHQNLLSMGQLSERGYSMNIYNVNKARRAEQQLEIIHSNFYGPIARSYIAWSFMEEHGILHQLTTRYTPQQNGVAERKNRTIMEMARTIRRTKDLPKNFWGYAVDTTVYLLNRCPTNSLNNKTPEEAWREVRPSVRHLRIFGCIAYAHVPKELRKKLYDKSEKCILVGYSSVTKGYNLYNPETRKIVISRDVNFEAFQDG, via the exons ATGGAGGAAGATCTAATACAGGAAGTTATCAATGAAGAAAACCAGTTGATAAATCAAAAGTTCAGTGTTATAACTGTGGAGATTTTGGGCACTTTGCCCCAGAGTGTCCAAAACCTGGAAACACtactgaaaataattataaatcaaatttcAAAGCTAATATTGCTGAAagtagagaagaaaaagaagcagAAGGCTGAAAACATGTTACTAGCATGTCATACAGCAGCAAAACAACCTCAACTTAAGTGGTACTTAGATACAGATTGCAGCAATCATATGTGTGGCAGAAAAGATTTGTTTGATAAGCTTGATGAGTCTGTCAGATCAACAGGAAAGTTTGGCAACAGTTCTACAATTCCAGTTATAGGAAAAGGAATAATTGGAATTGTTCTTAAGAATTGTTCAAAAGCATATATCATGGATGTGTATTATATACCAGGATTACATCAAAACTTGCTGAGTATGGGCCAACTATCTGAAAGAGGATACTCTATGAATATTTACAATG TAAACAAAGCAAGAAGAGCTGAACAACAGTTGGAGATCATTCATAGTAATTTCTATGGTCCTATAGCTAGAAGTTACATCGCATGGAG TTTCATGGAAGAACATGGTATTCTACATCAGCTAACAACAAGATATACACCTCAACAGAATGGTGTAGCTGAAAGAAAGAACAGAACTATAATGGAGATggcaagaactataagaagaacaaaagatttaccaaagaATTTCTGGGGTTATGCAGTTGATACAACAGTGTATCTACTTAACAGATGTCCTACAAATAGTTTGAATAACAAGACACCAGAAGAAGCATGGAGAGAAGtaagaccaagtgtaagacatctAAGAATTTTTGGATGCATTGCATATGCACATGTGCCAAAAGAATTGAGAAAGAAGTTGTATGATAAGAGTGAAAAATGTATTCTTGTTGGTTACAGTTCAGTGACTAAAGGATACAATCTATATAACCCAGAAACTAGAAAGATAGTTATAAGTAGAGATGTTAATTTTGAAGCatttcaagatggataa